In a genomic window of Gloeocapsopsis dulcis:
- the cas2 gene encoding CRISPR-associated endonuclease Cas2, whose product MLLYVVTYDIPCDRRRKKVSDLLEGYGQRVQYSVFECVLTTNKYWELRQRLRKKVKKDEDSVRFYPLSGHTLPKVEVWGGLPVVQIPGSVIV is encoded by the coding sequence ATGTTGCTTTACGTAGTAACCTACGATATTCCTTGCGATCGACGTCGAAAAAAAGTTTCTGATTTATTAGAAGGATACGGACAACGAGTACAGTACAGTGTATTTGAGTGTGTTCTTACTACTAATAAGTATTGGGAATTACGCCAGCGCTTACGCAAGAAGGTTAAGAAGGATGAAGATAGTGTTCGTTTCTACCCTTTGTCTGGTCATACATTACCGAAAGTAGAAGTCTGGGGAGGATTACCAGTTGTGCAAATACCTGGCTCAGTTATTGTGTAG
- the cmr4 gene encoding type III-B CRISPR module RAMP protein Cmr4 yields the protein MNSNLVYLYLLSPLHTGGITQEGNLLGIARESHTNLPYIPSSTIRGKLRASVGNEMSNRIKQVKLFGPDLKTDIQDRDFVAEYEIATGKKLTQLEQGDVWIGDGSVLWLPVPSLSHGVVWISSPMLLQRWARLNRITVDIPQEYSTNLNTNQPVYLKDAILKAQDLHPGDNWETFVPQIGHANIRRLLVLPDQHCCTLIQMSLWRQVKIKLDEYKSVDGGFRYEEAIPPDTLMYFPWGITSQVNGSANQSHADFQTLMTQHSILQIGGQESLGRGFVQQFIV from the coding sequence ATGAATAGTAATCTCGTATACCTCTACCTCCTTTCGCCTTTGCATACCGGCGGTATAACGCAAGAAGGCAACTTATTAGGAATTGCCCGCGAATCTCATACCAATCTGCCTTATATTCCATCAAGTACAATTCGCGGTAAACTGCGGGCAAGCGTCGGTAACGAAATGTCTAATCGGATCAAACAAGTCAAATTGTTTGGACCCGACTTAAAAACTGATATTCAAGACCGAGACTTCGTTGCTGAGTATGAAATTGCAACTGGCAAAAAACTCACTCAACTAGAACAAGGTGACGTTTGGATTGGAGATGGTTCTGTTCTCTGGTTGCCCGTTCCTTCCTTGAGTCATGGCGTGGTGTGGATCTCTAGCCCAATGTTGCTTCAACGATGGGCAAGGCTCAATCGAATCACAGTAGATATTCCGCAAGAATACAGCACTAATCTCAACACTAATCAGCCAGTTTATCTCAAAGATGCAATTTTAAAAGCACAAGATTTGCACCCTGGGGACAATTGGGAAACCTTTGTACCGCAGATAGGGCATGCAAATATCAGGCGGTTATTGGTATTGCCCGATCAACACTGTTGTACGTTGATTCAAATGAGTTTATGGCGGCAAGTCAAAATTAAGTTGGACGAGTATAAGTCTGTAGATGGTGGTTTCCGTTACGAAGAAGCAATTCCACCTGATACGTTAATGTATTTTCCTTGGGGAATCACTTCACAAGTCAACGGTAGTGCAAATCAATCCCATGCTGATTTCCAAACACTCATGACGCAGCATTCAATTTTGCAAATCGGCGGACAAGAAAGTTTAGGTCGTGGTTTCGTGCAGCAATTCATAGTTTAG
- a CDS encoding type III-B CRISPR module-associated Cmr3 family protein, protein MYWYTLTPLDVLLLRDAKPFSPGERAWAGSVFPPNGHTIAGALRGLVQSAIKLTLRGPFLSYNEQLYLPRPLNYAGTRQLTPSKWLAADHPCHQINYDQTKPVPLVLAEYISFTVKENPSVKEYRQYLPQTVVVKLLQSKTLTEADWQCQGKEPQPWRVETRSHNAMTAGTRRVKEADGYFVENAIRLDDGWSLAIGVDRPTHEQLQRLGNAVTLRLGGEGHRVLLEYSESLNYQWQEIQILSQQNFKRKTRSLAYLITPGVFERKHDRHQAMCRASPWEWRLAYPANANQTPGALVSIATEKPLAISTRVRSQDPENAKSIPAPQVFAAPPGSVYYLEYPQELFQDKPAKENGQPNQVHVWRQLGYSELLWIPYQQ, encoded by the coding sequence ATGTATTGGTATACACTGACTCCTCTAGATGTATTATTGCTTCGCGATGCTAAACCTTTTTCTCCTGGCGAACGGGCGTGGGCAGGAAGCGTGTTTCCTCCCAATGGTCATACAATCGCAGGTGCCTTACGTGGGTTGGTGCAAAGTGCAATTAAACTGACACTGCGCGGACCATTTTTGAGTTACAACGAGCAACTATATCTACCGCGACCTTTAAATTATGCTGGTACGCGGCAACTAACGCCTTCTAAGTGGCTAGCAGCAGATCATCCTTGTCATCAAATTAACTACGATCAAACGAAACCTGTTCCTCTGGTACTTGCAGAATACATTAGTTTTACTGTAAAAGAAAACCCCTCGGTCAAAGAGTATCGTCAATACCTACCGCAGACAGTAGTCGTCAAACTTTTGCAAAGCAAAACTTTAACCGAAGCTGATTGGCAATGTCAAGGTAAAGAGCCACAGCCCTGGCGCGTTGAAACACGTTCGCACAATGCGATGACAGCAGGTACGCGGCGAGTTAAAGAGGCAGATGGCTACTTTGTCGAAAATGCGATTCGGCTAGACGACGGTTGGAGTTTGGCAATTGGTGTCGATCGTCCAACACACGAGCAGTTGCAACGCCTGGGCAATGCTGTGACATTGCGGCTTGGTGGTGAAGGGCATCGAGTGCTGTTAGAGTACAGCGAATCTTTAAATTATCAATGGCAAGAGATCCAAATACTATCTCAACAAAACTTCAAGCGCAAAACGCGATCGCTTGCGTACTTGATTACTCCTGGTGTCTTTGAACGCAAGCATGATCGCCACCAGGCAATGTGTCGTGCTAGTCCTTGGGAGTGGCGTTTAGCTTATCCTGCTAATGCTAACCAAACTCCTGGCGCTTTAGTTAGTATTGCTACCGAAAAACCCCTCGCAATCAGCACTCGCGTGCGATCACAAGATCCGGAAAACGCCAAAAGCATTCCTGCACCTCAAGTCTTTGCCGCACCTCCAGGAAGCGTTTACTACTTGGAATATCCCCAAGAACTGTTTCAGGATAAGCCTGCGAAAGAAAACGGACAGCCCAATCAAGTCCACGTCTGGCGACAGCTAGGCTACTCTGAACTCCTTTGGATTCCCTATCAACAATAA
- a CDS encoding RAMP superfamily CRISPR-associated protein translates to MVPERPRKPNPPQRSNHQSNGSNRGNGGTNNPNNQSRNEDSQNPPSPWIEHPLDPKPHPDQSASFVEYLRWMRSLDSEHKDSTKVQMLQMAAQQTNYRDRLTQLTQRTQLIAGEGNSFQVQCPWRIRVGGHKGPESTLLPAFDALGMPYIPSSTLRGVARAIASRDTNFSEAQIKEIFGDVNPQTMGKVIFLDAYPLPGEKRQGGLKPDMANAIWKRNAEHIPEYNTNPNVFLSLEKPTFVIGIRPIAGCDEPTLQQVKQWLVNGLAQGIGSQINSGYGGLESRELRSVKKKVIIKVAFELQGQLTHGRQEFQEWQFKDRWKALTKAESEVRPIAFRSMLRYWFRAFALGVLAPQVVRDLEMEIFGGIEPKCTGLFRIEATGKVSRDNARPNQQGKNDPCGLATGTLILRNSSQTASLEEVKKAALNTILKNLTWMMFHLGGVGQGARRPCYSRKTRDRAPWWRGSTLIPDSNEPFWNLPETVTQFQQLFRQQLQSFYSALQQFTGNNINVRSLLAVGQVKGDQWIEAIDANCRIVVCTGEPHIEKPYALAVLHDPSFKQGSNYDGNLCGKVSRGVKPSPVWIADLDNYQVVTVFGATQEPRKKYLKELRDRTDSENYAQIFPF, encoded by the coding sequence ATGGTACCTGAGCGACCCAGAAAACCGAATCCACCTCAGCGTTCAAATCATCAAAGCAATGGCTCCAATAGGGGGAACGGTGGTACTAACAATCCGAACAACCAGTCTAGAAACGAAGACAGCCAAAATCCACCCTCTCCTTGGATTGAGCATCCTTTAGACCCCAAGCCGCATCCCGACCAATCTGCAAGCTTTGTTGAATATCTGCGTTGGATGCGATCGCTTGATAGCGAACACAAAGATTCGACTAAAGTCCAAATGCTGCAAATGGCAGCGCAACAAACTAATTACCGCGATCGCTTAACTCAACTGACACAACGTACCCAATTAATTGCTGGCGAAGGTAACTCGTTCCAAGTTCAATGTCCTTGGCGAATTCGAGTAGGCGGACACAAAGGTCCTGAATCTACTTTACTTCCAGCATTTGATGCCTTGGGAATGCCGTACATTCCGAGTAGTACCTTAAGAGGCGTTGCACGGGCGATCGCCAGTCGAGATACCAATTTTAGCGAAGCGCAAATCAAGGAAATCTTTGGTGATGTTAACCCCCAAACGATGGGGAAAGTCATTTTTCTCGACGCTTACCCACTACCAGGAGAGAAAAGACAAGGTGGCTTAAAGCCAGATATGGCAAATGCAATCTGGAAAAGAAATGCAGAACACATACCAGAGTACAACACTAATCCTAATGTATTTCTCTCGCTTGAAAAACCTACATTTGTCATCGGTATTCGTCCAATCGCTGGATGCGACGAGCCAACTTTACAACAAGTCAAACAATGGCTAGTTAATGGTTTAGCACAAGGAATCGGTTCGCAAATCAATAGCGGCTATGGCGGGCTGGAATCTAGGGAATTACGTTCTGTTAAAAAGAAAGTCATCATCAAAGTAGCTTTTGAATTACAGGGACAACTAACTCACGGGCGGCAAGAATTTCAGGAGTGGCAATTTAAGGATAGATGGAAAGCATTAACTAAAGCTGAATCTGAAGTCCGTCCAATTGCGTTTCGTTCGATGTTACGTTATTGGTTTCGGGCTTTTGCATTAGGCGTGCTTGCTCCGCAGGTAGTTCGCGATCTCGAAATGGAGATTTTCGGAGGGATCGAGCCAAAATGCACTGGATTATTTCGGATTGAAGCCACTGGTAAAGTAAGCCGCGATAATGCTCGACCGAATCAGCAAGGGAAAAACGACCCTTGTGGTTTAGCAACAGGAACACTCATACTTCGTAACTCTTCGCAAACAGCAAGTTTAGAGGAAGTCAAAAAAGCAGCACTTAACACAATTCTCAAAAACTTAACTTGGATGATGTTTCATTTGGGTGGTGTTGGTCAAGGTGCAAGACGTCCGTGTTATTCCCGCAAAACCCGCGATCGCGCTCCTTGGTGGCGCGGTTCCACGCTAATTCCAGATAGTAACGAACCATTTTGGAATCTACCTGAAACTGTTACTCAATTTCAGCAACTATTTCGCCAACAATTGCAGAGTTTCTACTCCGCGTTGCAGCAATTTACAGGAAACAACATTAATGTGCGATCGCTTCTAGCTGTAGGACAAGTTAAAGGAGATCAATGGATCGAAGCAATTGATGCCAATTGTCGCATTGTTGTTTGTACTGGAGAGCCACACATCGAAAAACCCTACGCGCTTGCAGTTTTACACGATCCTAGTTTTAAACAAGGTTCCAACTACGATGGTAATCTCTGCGGCAAGGTTAGTAGAGGCGTTAAGCCATCTCCTGTGTGGATTGCTGACTTAGATAATTATCAAGTTGTCACAGTTTTTGGTGCAACGCAAGAGCCACGCAAGAAGTATCTAAAAGAATTGCGCGATCGCACAGATTCTGAAAACTATGCCCAAATTTTCCCTTTTTAA
- the cas10 gene encoding type III-B CRISPR-associated protein Cas10/Cmr2: protein MTRLYWQAKIWGLLHDPTFKVLFSNEKGNSSWQKLAVMQDWRDNKQNLTEINSEISNQILIAKQIASASDRAAISSLTNHLNYAPSNNRNFGLEISHLLSGAKQEFKLNASFHNELASQGSRVNYFDQIERTLFSQQIVDPEDRRQKPLTEISHSQKVFWWLWRCLPVAACDALGNGTRDESLFLIPAQSQIPDGSMWNQASLTAAIAGTLVATESQESSTHPYLATFSFTPVQELIKASRKMRDLWAGSWILHYLSAKVCWKLAWKYGPDCLVYPSLFQQPLIDHWLLQQWVDFQPWIQPPSDRQILTAGFPNVLVLILPKDKVRAAMQMAQETLKAEWMKLSNLVFQELQQRCWMRGLAEDNKTWNGWLNSQWQTYWSALPIGKEGEELTSSTQYEMPEFQAWTEAQNQAFRVSESQRLFQETELNFLKQVREQQLRTQENNHINIGSWWSHVFDQTRLALTAIKSARTWQLPTAFGVRSTVSGLGCAVHPGPDWMSEGEIKKFWKNHAGLFDGSEQLNATETVKRGLHLILPQLLNLDNNANTKLSAAYPDLTMGVAGYLKVSDRTCLDHFHRSCYAIQNLFSPQAQSDRLNVAAQWGIPWIDSHPDIAFQKHHPRFLNAGWLIEDLETPELSNIQKQIDAEADSALVESLSQEFTRLKTQYRHNIQQIIDRHYPANNPADWYILAAGDGDGMSEWLKGQKLHAYRQYVPANVSVPEPLQAAFDQFLTEKKRMGPATHGALSRALLDFSNQLVPYLTEQRYAGRLIYGGGDDVLAYTNLWEWDNWLWDIRQCFRGAADTHQEFSNQGDYWQWCRGEIKRDRNGHPLLSTRPLFTMGREATISFGLVIAHHSVPLAIALENLWDAEKEGAKKHQSPDGKTKDALQVRVLYGNGNVLQATSKFDVFHQWQSLLQFQSQYPDIELDPALFEQAAQMWEQHPAPNGAAISCWAQAFCQQRELFKQNDSAKVEFQQLLSEYLTALQQTTQQASDRQIQNWLKLAAFVLRCRKITLGGVK, encoded by the coding sequence TGGCAAGCAAAGATTTGGGGATTACTTCACGATCCTACTTTCAAAGTCTTATTCTCGAACGAGAAAGGAAATAGTTCTTGGCAAAAACTTGCCGTAATGCAAGATTGGAGAGACAATAAACAAAATTTAACAGAAATCAACAGCGAAATATCTAATCAAATCTTGATTGCTAAACAAATTGCTTCAGCAAGCGATCGCGCAGCAATCAGTAGCTTAACTAACCATCTTAACTATGCACCAAGTAATAATCGTAACTTTGGGCTAGAAATTTCACATCTACTATCAGGCGCTAAGCAAGAATTCAAACTCAACGCCTCGTTCCATAATGAACTTGCTTCACAAGGGTCGCGTGTCAATTATTTTGACCAAATCGAACGCACTCTCTTCTCCCAACAGATTGTCGATCCTGAAGATCGGCGGCAAAAACCGCTGACTGAGATATCGCATTCACAAAAAGTTTTTTGGTGGTTATGGCGATGTCTTCCAGTAGCAGCGTGTGATGCTTTGGGAAATGGTACTCGCGACGAGTCATTATTTTTAATACCGGCACAGTCGCAAATTCCTGATGGTTCAATGTGGAATCAAGCTAGTTTAACTGCGGCTATTGCTGGTACTTTGGTTGCTACAGAATCACAGGAATCTTCTACGCATCCTTACTTAGCGACATTTAGCTTTACACCAGTACAGGAACTCATCAAAGCTAGCCGCAAAATGCGTGACCTTTGGGCGGGTTCCTGGATTTTACATTACCTTTCAGCAAAAGTATGTTGGAAGTTAGCCTGGAAATATGGTCCTGATTGTTTGGTATATCCAAGTCTATTTCAACAACCATTGATTGACCACTGGTTACTGCAACAGTGGGTAGATTTTCAGCCTTGGATACAGCCACCAAGCGATCGCCAAATTCTGACCGCTGGTTTTCCAAATGTTCTTGTACTAATTTTACCCAAAGATAAAGTACGTGCAGCAATGCAGATGGCACAAGAAACTCTCAAAGCTGAGTGGATGAAACTCAGTAATCTAGTGTTTCAAGAACTACAGCAGCGTTGCTGGATGCGCGGATTAGCAGAGGACAACAAAACTTGGAATGGTTGGCTTAACAGTCAGTGGCAAACGTATTGGAGTGCATTACCAATTGGTAAAGAAGGAGAAGAACTCACTTCATCTACTCAGTACGAAATGCCAGAATTTCAAGCATGGACCGAAGCACAAAACCAGGCTTTCCGTGTTTCTGAATCACAAAGGTTGTTTCAAGAAACCGAACTCAACTTTCTTAAACAAGTTCGCGAGCAACAACTAAGAACCCAAGAAAACAATCATATTAATATTGGCTCTTGGTGGTCGCACGTTTTTGACCAAACTCGCCTAGCATTGACTGCAATCAAAAGCGCCCGAACTTGGCAGTTACCTACAGCTTTTGGCGTTCGTTCTACTGTTTCTGGATTGGGTTGTGCGGTACATCCAGGACCGGATTGGATGTCAGAAGGAGAAATCAAGAAGTTCTGGAAAAATCATGCAGGGCTGTTTGATGGCAGCGAACAACTTAATGCTACAGAAACCGTAAAGCGAGGACTGCACTTAATTTTACCGCAATTGTTGAACCTCGATAACAACGCAAATACTAAACTAAGTGCTGCTTACCCAGATTTAACAATGGGAGTTGCAGGATATCTCAAGGTGAGCGATCGCACTTGTCTAGATCACTTTCATCGTTCTTGCTACGCAATTCAAAATCTGTTTTCACCACAAGCACAAAGCGATCGCCTCAACGTTGCAGCGCAATGGGGTATTCCTTGGATCGACTCGCACCCAGATATAGCTTTCCAGAAACATCATCCTCGATTTCTCAATGCTGGTTGGTTGATTGAAGACTTGGAAACGCCAGAACTATCAAACATTCAAAAACAAATCGACGCTGAGGCAGATTCAGCGCTAGTCGAGTCGCTTAGTCAAGAGTTTACTCGGCTAAAAACGCAGTATCGTCATAATATTCAACAAATCATTGACCGTCACTATCCTGCTAATAATCCTGCTGACTGGTATATACTTGCTGCCGGAGACGGAGATGGCATGAGTGAATGGCTTAAAGGACAAAAACTGCACGCATATCGGCAGTATGTCCCAGCTAATGTATCGGTACCAGAACCTTTACAAGCAGCGTTTGACCAATTCCTCACAGAAAAAAAGCGGATGGGTCCTGCTACGCATGGTGCGTTGAGTCGTGCTTTATTAGATTTTTCCAATCAACTTGTTCCCTATCTCACTGAACAGCGATACGCTGGACGCCTCATCTATGGCGGAGGTGATGATGTTCTTGCATATACCAATTTGTGGGAGTGGGACAATTGGTTATGGGATATTCGTCAATGTTTTCGCGGTGCAGCAGATACGCATCAAGAGTTTAGCAATCAAGGAGATTACTGGCAATGGTGTAGGGGTGAGATCAAGCGCGATCGCAACGGTCATCCTTTACTATCCACTCGTCCACTTTTTACGATGGGTAGGGAAGCTACAATTAGCTTTGGATTAGTCATTGCGCATCACTCTGTACCGCTAGCAATTGCGTTAGAAAATCTGTGGGATGCAGAGAAAGAAGGTGCCAAAAAACATCAATCCCCCGATGGTAAAACGAAAGATGCGTTGCAAGTCCGAGTTCTTTATGGCAATGGCAACGTTCTGCAAGCAACGAGTAAATTCGATGTCTTTCATCAGTGGCAATCGCTCTTACAATTCCAGTCGCAGTATCCTGATATTGAGTTAGATCCGGCACTGTTTGAGCAAGCCGCACAAATGTGGGAACAACACCCCGCACCAAACGGGGCAGCAATTTCTTGCTGGGCGCAAGCCTTTTGCCAGCAACGCGAGTTATTTAAACAAAATGATTCAGCAAAAGTAGAGTTTCAACAACTGTTAAGCGAGTATCTAACAGCGTTGCAACAAACAACTCAGCAAGCAAGCGATCGCCAAATTCAAAACTGGTTGAAGCTTGCTGCTTTTGTCTTGCGCTGTCGAAAAATCACGCTAGGAGGAGTCAAGTAA
- the csx18 gene encoding CRISPR-associated protein Csx18, giving the protein MYISSRAATVRNLSLATLNGAITLIILLIAPLGLMAVIINTFLITAATYITATAADRVIRYLGGESQAELISKGTRLRRVDSHDIDRI; this is encoded by the coding sequence ATGTATATATCTTCTCGTGCTGCTACAGTCCGTAACTTATCCTTGGCTACACTCAACGGTGCGATTACTCTGATTATTCTACTTATTGCACCTTTAGGTTTAATGGCTGTCATTATAAATACCTTCCTGATCACGGCTGCTACATACATTACCGCTACCGCTGCGGATCGCGTAATTCGTTATCTTGGTGGCGAATCACAGGCTGAATTGATTTCTAAAGGAACACGGCTACGTCGCGTTGACTCCCACGATATCGATCGAATTTAA
- the cas1 gene encoding CRISPR-associated endonuclease Cas1 — protein sequence MRSLYVSQQGCYLHLRHEMVVIKRGETILDEVQLPLLEQILIFGKSQITTQVIRTCLQRDIPIAYLSRMGYCYGRILPIERGYRYLSRYQQQLSATERLIVAREIVQAKLRNSRVILLRQQRRRSSEITALAIQSLEYLVSQAAQANTVEKLMGLEGAGAASYFSAFGECLTGAGFTFMGRSRRPPGNPVNAMLSFGYQVLWNHILSLIELQGLDPYHACLHQGSERHAALASDLVEEFRAPIIDSLVLYLVNKMVMNPNEDFDYHNGGCYLNDIGRKKLLRAFLQRMEEKHKTEHGDDQPRWDLLTQQIKAFKQFVYSPALGYKPYLIR from the coding sequence GTGCGATCGCTTTACGTTTCACAGCAAGGGTGTTATCTACATCTACGACACGAGATGGTTGTTATCAAACGAGGAGAAACGATTCTCGATGAAGTGCAGTTACCCTTGCTCGAACAAATCCTGATTTTTGGGAAGTCACAAATTACTACCCAAGTAATTAGAACCTGTCTGCAAAGAGATATTCCGATTGCATACTTATCGCGCATGGGCTATTGTTACGGCAGAATTTTACCGATCGAGCGAGGCTACCGCTATTTATCGCGCTACCAACAACAACTTTCAGCAACAGAAAGACTAATTGTTGCTAGAGAAATTGTTCAGGCAAAACTAAGAAATAGTCGTGTAATTTTGCTGCGTCAACAGCGACGTCGTAGTTCAGAAATTACTGCCCTTGCAATTCAAAGCTTAGAATATTTGGTTTCACAAGCAGCGCAAGCAAATACAGTTGAAAAACTAATGGGACTTGAAGGTGCGGGAGCCGCGAGTTACTTCTCTGCATTTGGAGAATGTCTTACAGGAGCAGGGTTTACGTTTATGGGGCGATCGCGCCGACCGCCTGGAAATCCTGTTAACGCTATGCTGAGTTTTGGGTATCAAGTATTGTGGAATCACATACTTAGTTTAATTGAGTTACAAGGACTAGATCCTTATCATGCTTGTCTTCACCAAGGTTCTGAACGCCACGCAGCACTTGCTTCAGATTTAGTTGAAGAATTTCGCGCACCGATAATAGACTCTCTGGTCTTGTATTTAGTTAATAAAATGGTTATGAATCCAAATGAAGACTTTGACTATCACAATGGAGGTTGCTACCTGAACGATATAGGAAGAAAAAAACTGCTCCGCGCATTCCTACAGCGTATGGAGGAAAAGCACAAGACAGAGCATGGTGATGACCAACCACGTTGGGATTTACTAACTCAGCAAATTAAAGCTTTTAAACAATTTGTGTATTCTCCTGCTCTCGGTTACAAACCTTACCTTATCCGCTAA